From Flavobacteriales bacterium:
ACAAAAAAACAGCTCCGACAAAAACTGCCGAAGCTGCACTAGATCGTCAGTAGTAGACGTCTTTATAGTTTATATGTAGAAAATCGCACGTTCACTTGCGATTTAATACAGCACCTTTTTTTGAAAAAAGCCGTATAATTGCACCACCTAACTAAAGACCCTTCGAATGGCAACGGTTGCAGCAGAAGAAAATGTGTGGGGCGGAGGTAATCGCCCGCTAGGCGCCAGTTACGGAAAACTGATGATGTGGTTTTTCCTGATCTCAGATGCCCTCACTTTCTCCGGATTTTTGACGGCGTACGGTTTAATGCGTTTCAAGTTCATTGAAACTTGGCCCATCGCCGAAAACGTTTTTACGCACTTCCCGTTCGTAAACGGAGACCAGCCGCTGCTCTACGTAGCCCTCATGACCTTCATCCTCATTATGTCGTCGGTGACCATGGTACTGGCCGTTCACGAGGGTGAGCACATGAACAAGAATAAGGTGGCCATGTGGATGTTCGCCACCATCATCGGTGGCTTCATATTCTTGGGCTCACAGGCCTGGGAGTGGTACCACTTCATCATCGGTGACAAAGGAGCCGTTGAATTGGCTACCGGAGAGGTTATGCACGTGGTTGATGCCGAAGGCGAACACATTAGCTTGAGTACCGTAGTTCACGGTCCCGATCATCACGCAGCTCACGGACACCACGAGTACTTTGAGCTCGCCCAAGTAAAAGAAGGTTTTGCACACGGCGAGTACAGCTTGCAACAGCCGGGCAAGAACGGAATGGTCATGACCAAGGAAGAGGTGCTCGAGCATTTCGACGAAGCCATGGTGGTTCAAGGAGCGAACATGACGCGTAACGAATACGGTGCGCCGCTCTTTGCCAACTTCTTCTTCTTCATTACCGGATTCCACGGATTCCACGTGTTCTCCGGGGTAATGCTGAACATCATTATTTTCATCAACATATTAGCGGGAACATACGAACGCCGCGGACACTACGAAATGGTCGAAAAGGTCGGTCTGTACTGGCACTTCGTTGACCTTGTGTGGGTGTTTGTATTTACCTTCTTCTATCTGGTGTAAGAACAAAGCTATTAGCCATTAGCCGTTAGCTTTTAGCCGCTAACAGTCAATGGCCAATGGCCAAAAGCTATAAAGAATGTCTGGAATTTCAGTAAAGCGAATTTGGTTCGTATTCTGGTTGTTACTGGTGGTAACGACCGTTGAAGTTGCCTTGGGTATCATTAAGCCCGACTTCATGATGGTCGGCGTGCTCGGCACCAGCCTGTTGAACTTGACGTTCATCATCCTTACGTTGGTGAAGGCCTTTTACATCGTGAGCTATTTCATGCACTGGAAATACGAGCGAACCAATTTAAAATGGGCGATAGCACTGCCGGCTTTGATCCTTATCCCTTATTTGGTGTTTATTCTTTTAGTTGAAGGTGATTATATCTACCAAGCCATCAGCTAAAAGAACGAGCTCATGGATCAGAAAGTCCTGAAAAAGGCCGTCATCCTCCTGGCGATCCTCATTTTCCCATCCGCATTTTACATCGCGCTCACCACCGGGCGTCATAATTTCGTTCACTTGAGTTACATCGGTCCGCGACACGGCATCGATATCGTTGAGATCGACGGCCGAAAAGTGATCGATACCTTGTACCACACCATTCCGGAGTTCACCCTCACCGACCAAAACGGGGAGGATTGGAGCAATACCGCCTACGGCGAGATGGTGTACGTGGCCGATTTTTTCTTCACCTCGTGCCCTACCATATGTCCGGCAATGCAGCAGAGTATGCTCCGCCTGCAAAGTCGTTTCGAAGAATACGATGATTTCGCCCTGCTCAGTTTCACCGTCGACCCCGAGCACGATACGTCCGAAGTGCTCAAGAGCTACGCTGCGGAACTGGGAGCCAACGAAGATAAGTGGACCTTCTTGACCGGTCCGCTCGACAGCATATATCGCGTTGCCGCCGAGGGCTATTTCGTGAACGCCATGATCGACGATTTGGCTCCGGGCGGATTCCTACACAGCGAGTATCTCGTACTCATCGATAAAGACGGCCACATAAGATCGGGCATCGACAAACTCGGAAACCCTCGCGCCGTCTACGATGGAACCTCCGATGCAGAGGTCAATGAACTCATTGACGATATAAAGGTTTTATTAGCGGAATATCGATTGTCGACCAAACGCGCCGAGCAACGCCGAATGAAGAAATAGTTTTCCGTTGTCCGTTGTGTGTTTTTCGGAACACCCACGAACAACGAACAACGAACAACGAACAACGAAATGAGCCTGAACGACAAACCCTGGATACCGGTCATCATTGCCCTATCAGTCATCATCCCCATCGCTGTCGCCGTATTGATCTACTTCCCCATGGATCTGGTGAATATCGACGCCAATTTCCCATTGTTTCACGCGACCATAAACGGAACGGTGTCCCTGTTGCT
This genomic window contains:
- a CDS encoding SCO family protein is translated as MDQKVLKKAVILLAILIFPSAFYIALTTGRHNFVHLSYIGPRHGIDIVEIDGRKVIDTLYHTIPEFTLTDQNGEDWSNTAYGEMVYVADFFFTSCPTICPAMQQSMLRLQSRFEEYDDFALLSFTVDPEHDTSEVLKSYAAELGANEDKWTFLTGPLDSIYRVAAEGYFVNAMIDDLAPGGFLHSEYLVLIDKDGHIRSGIDKLGNPRAVYDGTSDAEVNELIDDIKVLLAEYRLSTKRAEQRRMKK
- a CDS encoding cytochrome c oxidase subunit 3, whose protein sequence is MATVAAEENVWGGGNRPLGASYGKLMMWFFLISDALTFSGFLTAYGLMRFKFIETWPIAENVFTHFPFVNGDQPLLYVALMTFILIMSSVTMVLAVHEGEHMNKNKVAMWMFATIIGGFIFLGSQAWEWYHFIIGDKGAVELATGEVMHVVDAEGEHISLSTVVHGPDHHAAHGHHEYFELAQVKEGFAHGEYSLQQPGKNGMVMTKEEVLEHFDEAMVVQGANMTRNEYGAPLFANFFFFITGFHGFHVFSGVMLNIIIFINILAGTYERRGHYEMVEKVGLYWHFVDLVWVFVFTFFYLV
- a CDS encoding cytochrome C oxidase subunit IV family protein, which encodes MSGISVKRIWFVFWLLLVVTTVEVALGIIKPDFMMVGVLGTSLLNLTFIILTLVKAFYIVSYFMHWKYERTNLKWAIALPALILIPYLVFILLVEGDYIYQAIS